In Gammaproteobacteria bacterium, a single window of DNA contains:
- a CDS encoding Fe-S oxidoreductase, producing the protein MATATEGQREGSLEAPTRHPLGWRGPEFYDEESLFSELERVYDICHGCRRCVSLCNSFPTLFDLVDESDTMEVDGVDKKDYWQVVDHCYLCDLCYLTKCPYVPPHKWNVDFPHLMLRAKAVKYRQGKVKRRDRILTSTDTVGRLAGIPVVVQAVNAANHNGAARKLLQKTLGIHADAVLPEYHSKTARKRLSGVRSPVTSPEPAGRTRGRVALFATCYGDRNEPQVVEDLASVFTHNGIEVTLAKKEQCCGMPKLELGDLEAVEAAKDANIPVLTGMIDEGWDIVAPVPSCVLMFKQELPLMFPDDEEVARVRDHIFDPFEYLMIRHAEGKLNTDFKNPLGKVAYHAACHLRVQKIGLKTRDLFNLVPGTELDVIERCSGHDGTYAVKQEYHEISMRICRPVVTRVKKAEADHYASDCPMAGHQIENGLKDDSAPEHPLTLLRQAYGI; encoded by the coding sequence ATGGCGACAGCTACCGAAGGCCAGCGCGAAGGCAGCCTGGAGGCGCCCACGCGGCACCCGCTGGGTTGGCGCGGCCCGGAGTTCTACGACGAGGAATCGCTGTTCTCGGAACTGGAACGTGTCTACGACATCTGCCACGGATGTCGGCGGTGCGTCAGTCTGTGTAATTCGTTCCCCACACTGTTCGATCTCGTCGATGAATCGGACACCATGGAGGTCGACGGGGTCGACAAGAAGGACTACTGGCAGGTGGTGGATCACTGTTATCTCTGCGATCTCTGTTACCTGACCAAGTGCCCCTACGTACCGCCTCACAAGTGGAACGTCGACTTCCCACACCTCATGCTTCGGGCCAAGGCGGTCAAGTACAGGCAGGGAAAGGTCAAGCGCCGCGACAGAATCCTGACCTCAACGGACACCGTCGGTCGGCTCGCCGGTATTCCGGTCGTGGTCCAGGCGGTCAACGCCGCGAATCACAACGGTGCAGCGCGTAAGCTGCTGCAGAAGACGCTTGGTATTCATGCCGATGCCGTTCTGCCCGAGTATCATTCGAAGACCGCCAGAAAGCGCCTTTCCGGCGTGCGCAGTCCAGTCACGAGCCCGGAGCCAGCCGGCAGGACGCGGGGACGTGTCGCCCTTTTCGCGACCTGCTATGGAGACCGGAACGAACCGCAGGTCGTCGAAGACCTTGCCAGTGTGTTTACGCACAACGGGATCGAGGTGACGCTGGCGAAAAAGGAACAGTGTTGCGGCATGCCGAAGCTGGAACTGGGAGACCTCGAGGCGGTCGAGGCTGCAAAGGACGCCAACATCCCGGTACTGACAGGCATGATCGACGAAGGCTGGGACATCGTCGCGCCGGTCCCGTCCTGTGTATTGATGTTCAAGCAGGAGCTCCCGCTGATGTTCCCCGACGACGAGGAGGTCGCCAGGGTTCGCGACCACATCTTCGATCCGTTCGAATACCTGATGATCCGTCACGCCGAAGGCAAGCTGAATACCGACTTCAAGAACCCGCTGGGCAAGGTCGCTTATCACGCTGCTTGCCATCTTCGAGTCCAGAAGATCGGTTTGAAGACTCGGGACCTGTTCAACCTCGTACCCGGAACCGAACTCGATGTGATCGAACGCTGTTCGGGGCACGACGGGACCTATGCCGTCAAGCAGGAGTATCACGAGATATCGATGAGAATCTGCCGTCCGGTGGTCACTCGTGTGAAGAAGGCCGAGGCCGACCACTACGCCAGCGACTGCCCGATGGCCGGGCATCAGATCGAGAACGGTCTGAAGGATGACAGTGCGCCCGAACATCCCCTGACGCTGCTGCGACAGGCCTACGGGATCTGA
- a CDS encoding ferritin-like domain-containing protein, with protein sequence MSNEGYHEPIGELSDETRDMHRAIVSLMEELEAVDWYNQRVDACRDEELRAILAHNRDEEKEHASMVLEWIRRRDPTMDKELKDYLFTEAPIASLEHGHKE encoded by the coding sequence ATGTCGAACGAAGGCTATCACGAACCGATTGGCGAACTCTCTGACGAAACGCGCGACATGCATCGTGCGATCGTCTCGTTGATGGAAGAACTGGAGGCTGTGGACTGGTACAACCAAAGGGTCGACGCCTGTCGGGACGAGGAACTGCGGGCCATCCTCGCTCACAATCGTGACGAGGAGAAGGAGCATGCTTCGATGGTACTGGAATGGATCAGGAGGCGCGATCCGACCATGGATAAAGAGCTGAAGGACTACCTGTTCACCGAGGCTCCCATCGCGTCGCTGGAGCACGGGCACAAGGAGTGA
- a CDS encoding DUF3501 family protein → MDKLKRGDLYSLEKYAEIRPEFRKQVMAHKKTRLVHIGPNVTIHFEDRLVMQYQIQEMLRAERIYEGEAILEELDAYNPLIPDGSNWKATLMIEFEDEHERQRQLALLKGLEAATWVRVGTLDRVHPIANEDLERETEEKTSSVHFLRFELTPEMVAAAQDGAPIGVGVDHPRYRYELDAVPEAVRDSLVNDLS, encoded by the coding sequence ATGGACAAGTTGAAGCGGGGGGACCTCTACTCCCTCGAGAAGTATGCCGAGATCCGGCCCGAATTCCGCAAGCAGGTCATGGCGCACAAGAAAACCCGGCTTGTGCACATTGGCCCCAACGTCACGATCCATTTCGAGGACCGGTTGGTGATGCAGTACCAGATCCAGGAGATGCTGCGTGCCGAGCGCATCTACGAGGGTGAGGCCATCCTGGAAGAGTTGGACGCGTACAATCCGTTGATTCCCGACGGATCCAACTGGAAGGCGACACTGATGATCGAGTTTGAGGACGAGCATGAGCGGCAGCGCCAACTCGCCTTGCTCAAGGGACTCGAGGCCGCTACCTGGGTCCGCGTCGGCACCCTGGACAGGGTCCATCCGATCGCCAACGAGGACCTGGAACGCGAAACCGAGGAGAAGACCTCCTCGGTTCATTTCCTGCGTTTCGAGCTGACCCCGGAGATGGTGGCCGCGGCACAGGACGGAGCGCCGATAGGGGTCGGTGTCGATCACCCGCGATACCGCTACGAGCTAGACGCGGTGCCCGAGGCGGTTCGGGACTCGCTGGTCAATGATCTAAGCTGA
- a CDS encoding non-ribosomal peptide synthetase: MTDFSTLTQALTKKAEERGRITLLAGAAETREIPFDTLFGRARAMLNALQDRGLKPGSELIIHVNDNEQFLYAFWAGILGGVVPVPVAPGISDEHRFKLIRIYRSLTDPWLFTDAGTVKRLESLANEAGAEKLPEAWNRRVVDPAAVDLSGEPGRVYRADAADTAFIQFSSGSTSEPKGVVLSHGNILANIRAIAAGARVRAGDSALSWMPLTHDMGLIGFHLTPLAAGVDHCLMPTDLFVRHPLLWLEKSSELGVSVTCSPNFGLKHLLRALRRHPPETLDLQRIRLIVNGAEPISVDLCEEFLEALAAYGLKRSCMFPVYGLAEASLAVTFPEAETGITTVRVERDSLQDVNGVRIGTMDGPGTLSLVCTGRPVAGCEIRISGASNEPLPERRVGHIQIRGANVTTGYFRNDEANQTAFTPDGWLDTGDLGFTADCGLVVTGRSKEIIFANGQNYYPHDLEAIVERDTGIELGRIVTAAWRADGADSDELLVFLLHKGKVEEITGVARDIHAALSTHTGLETLHIIPVIRIPKTTSGKIQRHLLIDAYRNGDFDEVLARLEALSLVPRAGYEQDLSGIEAQLKAICDEVLEGREVAIEDNLFDIGTSSLELARIHEGIDVAFPETVDVTDLFDHPSIASLSTLLEERLAGSEQPVGES; the protein is encoded by the coding sequence ATGACAGACTTCAGCACGCTGACACAGGCACTGACGAAGAAGGCCGAAGAGAGAGGCCGGATCACGCTACTGGCGGGCGCGGCGGAGACACGCGAAATCCCGTTCGACACGCTGTTCGGTCGGGCGCGCGCGATGCTGAACGCCCTGCAGGATCGCGGGCTGAAGCCAGGCAGCGAGCTGATTATACATGTCAACGACAACGAGCAGTTCCTCTACGCATTCTGGGCCGGCATCCTCGGCGGGGTCGTCCCCGTGCCCGTCGCACCCGGGATCAGTGACGAACACCGGTTTAAACTGATTCGCATCTACCGGTCGCTGACCGACCCGTGGCTATTCACCGACGCCGGGACCGTGAAACGACTTGAGTCCCTGGCAAACGAGGCAGGCGCGGAGAAGCTTCCGGAAGCGTGGAACCGACGCGTGGTCGATCCGGCTGCCGTGGACCTGTCCGGTGAACCGGGGCGCGTCTATCGTGCAGACGCTGCGGACACCGCCTTCATCCAGTTTTCGTCGGGGTCGACGAGTGAACCCAAGGGAGTCGTACTGAGTCACGGTAACATTCTCGCCAATATCCGCGCGATTGCCGCCGGGGCCCGCGTGCGCGCCGGGGACAGCGCGCTTAGCTGGATGCCGCTGACGCACGACATGGGACTGATCGGGTTTCACCTCACGCCTCTCGCCGCCGGAGTCGACCACTGCCTGATGCCCACCGACCTCTTTGTCCGGCACCCCCTGCTGTGGCTGGAAAAGTCCTCCGAGCTGGGGGTCAGCGTGACCTGCTCGCCCAACTTCGGACTCAAGCATCTGCTCAGGGCGCTCAGGAGGCATCCCCCGGAAACTCTCGACCTGCAGCGCATTCGCCTGATCGTCAATGGCGCCGAGCCCATCTCCGTCGACCTGTGCGAGGAATTCCTGGAGGCGCTTGCAGCATACGGCCTTAAACGATCCTGCATGTTTCCCGTCTACGGCCTCGCGGAGGCAAGCCTCGCGGTCACCTTTCCGGAAGCGGAAACCGGTATCACGACCGTCCGTGTCGAACGCGACAGCCTGCAGGACGTGAACGGTGTGCGAATCGGCACCATGGACGGTCCGGGGACGTTGTCGCTGGTCTGCACGGGGAGACCGGTTGCGGGCTGCGAGATACGCATCTCGGGCGCCTCCAACGAACCCCTGCCCGAACGCCGTGTCGGGCATATCCAGATTCGAGGAGCGAATGTAACGACGGGCTATTTCCGCAACGACGAGGCAAACCAGACCGCATTCACCCCGGACGGGTGGCTCGATACCGGCGACCTTGGATTCACGGCGGATTGCGGCCTGGTCGTTACCGGAAGATCCAAGGAAATCATCTTCGCCAACGGCCAGAACTACTATCCTCACGACCTCGAAGCCATCGTTGAACGTGACACCGGAATCGAGCTGGGCAGGATCGTGACGGCTGCGTGGCGCGCGGACGGGGCCGACAGCGATGAGTTGCTCGTCTTCCTGCTGCACAAGGGCAAGGTGGAGGAAATCACCGGTGTCGCCCGCGACATTCATGCCGCACTCAGTACGCACACGGGCCTCGAGACGCTGCACATCATCCCCGTGATCCGAATCCCGAAGACCACCAGCGGCAAGATACAGCGACACCTTCTGATCGACGCCTATCGAAATGGGGATTTCGACGAGGTCCTGGCCAGACTGGAGGCGCTCTCACTCGTGCCCAGGGCAGGATACGAGCAGGACCTGTCGGGTATTGAGGCCCAGCTCAAGGCGATCTGTGACGAGGTCCTGGAAGGACGCGAGGTGGCAATCGAGGACAACCTGTTCGATATCGGCACGAGTTCTCTAGAACTGGCCCGTATCCACGAAGGCATCGACGTAGCCTTTCCCGAGACCGTCGACGTGACCGACCTTTTCGATCATCCGTCGATCGCGAGCCTCTCGACGTTGCTCGAGGAACGGCTGGCGGGCTCGGAACAACCCGTCGGGGAATCCTGA
- a CDS encoding lysophospholipid acyltransferase family protein yields the protein MAETTTDLGLPLHKRLLFPVIAPLVAWLLRLFWLVCRVQHIEGEEYLEALSSGAGAIIPCHWHQRHIFCAYYLVRKLSGKFRIGYLVSPSKDGELGAMILKRLGLVAIRGSAKRTGAQAIRDLYLCLSRDGISPVLTPDGSEGPTYKFKPGPVMLAQLSGAPLVPMSYAARRAWYLDSWDRFMIPKPFTRVAIAIGRPRYVERSGKLGGTSSMQEQMEAELNRLGREAEAALER from the coding sequence ATGGCTGAGACAACGACCGACCTCGGGTTGCCGCTGCACAAACGGCTCCTGTTTCCGGTCATCGCGCCGCTGGTCGCGTGGCTGTTGCGCTTGTTCTGGCTGGTCTGCCGGGTGCAGCACATCGAGGGTGAAGAATATCTCGAGGCGCTATCTTCCGGCGCAGGCGCCATCATCCCCTGCCACTGGCACCAGCGACACATTTTCTGTGCGTACTACCTGGTCAGGAAGCTGTCCGGCAAATTCAGAATCGGTTACCTGGTCAGTCCCTCGAAGGACGGAGAACTCGGGGCCATGATCCTGAAGCGGCTGGGTCTGGTCGCGATTCGAGGATCGGCGAAGCGCACCGGGGCCCAGGCGATTCGCGACCTTTACCTCTGTCTCTCGAGGGACGGGATCTCCCCCGTATTGACCCCGGATGGATCCGAGGGCCCGACTTACAAGTTCAAGCCCGGTCCGGTGATGCTGGCGCAGTTGTCCGGTGCACCGCTGGTGCCGATGAGCTATGCTGCCCGGCGAGCCTGGTATCTCGATTCCTGGGACCGCTTCATGATCCCGAAGCCGTTTACCCGAGTGGCGATCGCCATCGGCCGACCCCGTTACGTGGAAAGGTCCGGCAAGCTGGGCGGTACCAGTTCAATGCAGGAGCAGATGGAGGCGGAGTTGAACCGGCTGGGTCGGGAGGCGGAGGCGGCGCTGGAGCGATAG
- the radA gene encoding DNA repair protein RadA: MARTRAAYQCRACGASHTKWSGQCTDCGEWNVIEEIAPAPKNRRGGWTGTGGTGAVALSTVSTAEKPRESSQIKELDRVLGGGIVEGSVILIGGDPGIGKSTLLLQMLATVSQPANLYVSGEESPPQIALRSRRLGLQAQHLRLLTETTVERIVDVLARERTRLAVIDSIQTLFSGDLQSAPGSVGQVRECAAQLVRYAKTSGTTIFLVGHVTKEGALAGPRVLEHMVDTVLYFEGDPGGRYRVLRAVKNRFGAINELGVFAMTESGLKGVGNPSAIFLSRHETPVSGSVIVVTREGSRPMLVEIQSLVDGSQLANPRRVSVGLDQNRLGMLLAILHRHGGVPMFDQDVFVNVVGGVRVTETAADLAVVLAALSSHRDRPLPADLVVFGELGLAGEIRPVPNGQERLAEAETHGFRYALVPAANAPRGGNGKLKVLPAHRLREAIEHLESLG, encoded by the coding sequence GTGGCCAGAACCAGGGCAGCCTATCAGTGTCGCGCGTGCGGGGCGTCGCACACCAAGTGGTCGGGGCAGTGTACCGACTGTGGCGAATGGAATGTCATCGAGGAGATCGCACCGGCACCGAAAAACCGGCGGGGCGGCTGGACCGGGACCGGGGGGACCGGCGCGGTGGCGCTGTCGACCGTCAGTACCGCGGAGAAGCCCCGTGAGTCGAGTCAGATCAAGGAACTCGATCGGGTACTCGGCGGTGGTATCGTCGAAGGCTCAGTGATCCTGATTGGCGGCGACCCCGGGATCGGCAAATCCACCCTGCTGCTGCAGATGCTGGCCACGGTCTCCCAGCCCGCAAACCTCTACGTTAGCGGCGAGGAATCGCCCCCGCAAATAGCCCTGCGATCCCGAAGGTTGGGCCTGCAGGCCCAGCATCTCAGGCTACTCACCGAAACCACAGTGGAGCGGATCGTCGACGTACTGGCCAGGGAGCGTACCCGGCTCGCGGTGATCGACTCGATCCAGACCCTGTTCTCGGGCGACCTCCAGTCCGCGCCCGGCTCCGTCGGCCAGGTGAGAGAATGCGCAGCCCAACTCGTGCGCTACGCCAAGACCAGCGGCACGACCATCTTCCTCGTCGGACACGTCACCAAAGAAGGGGCACTGGCCGGCCCCCGCGTGCTCGAGCACATGGTCGATACGGTGCTCTACTTCGAGGGAGACCCAGGGGGGCGCTACCGCGTCCTTCGCGCGGTCAAGAACCGGTTCGGCGCGATCAACGAACTCGGGGTGTTTGCGATGACCGAATCCGGACTCAAGGGTGTCGGCAACCCCTCCGCCATCTTCCTGTCCCGACACGAGACACCGGTATCCGGCAGTGTGATCGTCGTAACCCGCGAAGGGAGCCGACCCATGCTCGTGGAGATCCAGTCGCTGGTCGACGGGAGCCAACTCGCCAACCCGAGGCGGGTCTCCGTCGGCCTCGACCAGAACCGGCTCGGCATGCTGCTCGCCATCCTGCATCGCCACGGCGGCGTGCCGATGTTCGACCAGGACGTATTCGTCAACGTGGTGGGAGGTGTGCGCGTCACGGAGACCGCGGCGGACCTTGCCGTGGTGCTGGCCGCGCTGTCCAGCCACCGGGACAGGCCGCTGCCCGCTGACCTGGTCGTCTTTGGCGAACTCGGTCTGGCGGGAGAGATCCGCCCCGTCCCCAACGGACAGGAGCGGCTGGCCGAGGCCGAGACGCACGGGTTCCGGTACGCCCTGGTCCCGGCGGCAAACGCACCGAGGGGCGGGAACGGAAAGCTGAAGGTACTCCCTGCGCACCGACTTCGAGAAGCGATCGAGCACCTTGAGTCTCTGGGCTGA
- a CDS encoding HlyC/CorC family transporter: MDTLPVSALFLALIVLFLLSAFFSGSETALIALNRYRLRHLARTGHGGAIRAQQLLEKPDRLITLILLGNNFVNIVITQIATYLGYRLYGDAGIAIATGALTLTLLIFAEITPKTLAAVHSEKVAFPAAWVYTPLSRALAPVVWLLTRVSRNLIRLFGVAPDSEQDHTLSREELRLVVSEAGGMIPREHRKMLVGILDLEKAIVQDIMVPRNEITGIDLDDDWKQVLTELHDGHFSRIPVYRGSIDNVEGFLRVRKILPLLSRDELTPEALVSAIREPHFIPEGTSLARQLLNFRKGRQRSGLVVDEYGDIQGLVTLEDLLEEIVGEFTSDPSAYDKDILPQDDGSYIVDGGTHIRDLNRSLGWRLPESGPRTINGLVLEHMEFIPEPGTSLMIDGYPVEVVQTKANAVKTVRVRPIWRRSADSGNAPR; this comes from the coding sequence TTGGATACCCTGCCCGTCAGTGCGCTGTTCCTCGCCCTGATCGTACTTTTCCTGCTTTCGGCGTTCTTCTCTGGGTCCGAAACGGCGTTGATCGCGCTGAACCGTTACCGGTTACGCCACCTGGCACGGACCGGACACGGGGGCGCCATCAGGGCGCAGCAACTGCTCGAGAAACCCGACCGCCTGATCACGCTGATCCTCCTGGGCAACAATTTCGTCAACATTGTCATTACCCAAATCGCAACCTATCTCGGCTATCGGCTGTACGGAGACGCCGGCATCGCCATCGCAACCGGAGCACTCACGCTGACATTGCTGATCTTCGCCGAGATCACGCCGAAGACGCTTGCCGCCGTACATTCGGAGAAGGTCGCCTTCCCGGCCGCGTGGGTGTACACCCCACTGTCCCGTGCCCTCGCTCCGGTCGTGTGGTTGCTGACCCGGGTATCAAGGAACCTCATCAGGCTGTTCGGCGTCGCCCCGGACAGCGAACAAGATCATACCCTCTCGCGCGAGGAACTCCGGTTGGTCGTTTCCGAAGCGGGGGGAATGATCCCAAGGGAACATCGCAAGATGCTGGTCGGCATCCTGGACCTGGAAAAGGCGATCGTCCAGGACATCATGGTGCCGCGCAACGAGATCACCGGAATCGACCTGGATGACGACTGGAAACAGGTACTGACGGAACTGCATGACGGCCATTTCAGCCGAATTCCCGTCTACCGGGGCAGCATCGACAACGTGGAGGGATTTCTTCGCGTCCGCAAGATCCTGCCGCTGCTGTCTCGGGACGAACTGACGCCCGAGGCACTGGTCAGCGCGATCAGGGAACCACACTTTATCCCGGAGGGTACGAGTCTTGCCCGGCAGTTGCTCAATTTCCGCAAGGGAAGACAACGTTCAGGGCTGGTCGTGGACGAATACGGCGATATTCAGGGGCTTGTCACCCTGGAGGACCTGCTGGAAGAGATCGTCGGCGAATTCACCAGCGACCCCAGCGCCTACGATAAGGACATCCTCCCGCAGGACGACGGCAGCTATATCGTGGATGGCGGCACGCACATCCGAGATCTCAACCGCAGCCTGGGATGGCGTCTCCCGGAGAGCGGGCCGCGCACGATCAACGGACTGGTCCTCGAGCACATGGAGTTCATCCCGGAACCGGGCACCAGCCTGATGATCGACGGATATCCCGTGGAGGTGGTCCAGACAAAGGCCAACGCGGTGAAGACCGTCCGTGTACGACCCATATGGCGCCGGAGCGCGGATTCCGGAAACGCACCGCGATGA